Proteins co-encoded in one Capnocytophaga ochracea DSM 7271 genomic window:
- a CDS encoding alpha/beta hydrolase, whose product MEFKKCLTFVIGSLILLFTNCYFKTKKKTMETHKKLPLEYVIREPQVRTKRSPVIFMLHGYGSNEEDLFSFADELPKEYTIISLRAPYNLTSFGYAWYMINFDEDQAYWSDNEQAIESRELIMRCIDEACKVYDLDTRNINLLGFSQGSILSMAIAISYPKKIRRVIALSGYLNEDILKDGYKKENHSATHFYVSHGTSDQVIPVEWDRKTPEFLKSIGAKCTYEEFPIGHGVSPQNFYSFREWLSKY is encoded by the coding sequence ATGGAGTTTAAGAAATGTCTTACCTTTGTTATAGGGAGCTTGATTTTATTATTTACAAACTGTTACTTTAAAACAAAGAAAAAAACAATGGAAACACATAAAAAACTACCTTTAGAATACGTAATTCGCGAACCACAGGTAAGGACTAAACGTTCGCCTGTAATATTTATGTTGCACGGTTATGGGAGCAATGAGGAAGACCTTTTCTCCTTTGCCGATGAATTACCCAAAGAATACACGATTATATCATTGCGTGCGCCTTATAATTTAACCTCATTTGGTTATGCGTGGTATATGATTAACTTTGATGAAGACCAAGCCTATTGGAGCGATAATGAGCAGGCTATTGAATCGCGTGAATTAATAATGAGATGTATTGATGAGGCTTGTAAGGTATATGATTTGGATACTAGAAACATAAACCTTTTAGGATTCAGTCAGGGGAGTATATTGAGTATGGCTATTGCGATATCTTATCCTAAGAAAATACGCAGAGTAATAGCACTGAGTGGTTACTTAAATGAGGATATCTTGAAAGACGGATATAAGAAAGAGAACCATTCGGCTACGCACTTTTACGTATCGCACGGCACCAGTGACCAAGTAATACCTGTGGAATGGGACAGGAAAACGCCTGAGTTTTTAAAATCGATAGGGGCTAAATGCACTTATGAAGAATTTCCGATAGGGCACGGTGTATCACCACAAAACTTTTATTCATTCCGTGAATGGCTTAGTAAATATTGA
- a CDS encoding NUDIX hydrolase → MESIFKHCPNCTSTNIEFPNNVRFLCHDCGFTYFHNIAAAVAVVFKHKDKILFTVRNMNPDKGKLDLPGGFIDPNETAQEAACREVKEEMGLIIKPEQLRFITTYPNNYLYKNVPYRTMDIFFECELKAEEVHIVAPDEIKELRWIALKDIREEEIGFISVRTVIKQLQS, encoded by the coding sequence ATGGAAAGCATATTTAAACATTGCCCAAATTGTACTTCTACAAACATCGAATTTCCTAATAACGTGCGCTTTTTGTGCCACGATTGCGGTTTTACCTATTTCCACAATATTGCCGCCGCGGTAGCAGTAGTGTTCAAGCATAAAGATAAAATACTATTTACAGTCCGTAATATGAACCCCGACAAAGGAAAACTTGACCTCCCAGGCGGTTTTATCGACCCCAACGAAACGGCTCAAGAAGCAGCTTGTCGCGAAGTAAAGGAAGAAATGGGACTCATCATCAAACCTGAGCAACTGCGCTTCATCACCACCTACCCCAATAATTATCTGTACAAAAATGTACCCTACCGCACTATGGATATCTTTTTCGAATGCGAGCTCAAAGCCGAAGAGGTACATATTGTAGCCCCCGATGAAATTAAAGAGCTCCGGTGGATTGCTCTTAAAGATATTCGAGAAGAAGAAATTGGTTTTATATCAGTGCGTACAGTCATAAAACAACTTCAAAGCTAA
- a CDS encoding dihydroorotase — translation MDILLKSAKIIDEESAYHGAVKDILISDGVIKQISNHIAAEGVDKVLENTYISQGWTDSSVCFGEPGFEERETLENGMLTAQRSGFTHVLVNPLTHPVADNKQAVMYIKEKTKHFATTAHPIGALTVESKGEFLAELYDMQNGGAVAFGDYKKPMHNSNLLKIALQYTQPFGGIVISFPNDAKIMGKGVVNEHIESTRLGLKGIPALAEELCVARDLAILEYAGGKLHIPTISTAKSVALIEEAKNKGLDVTCSVAIHNIQFTDEVLEGFDTNYKVLPPLRDTENVKELRDALQRGAIDFVTSDHNPLDIELKFKEFDLASFGTIGLENVWGVLSQYTTVERAVTLLTSARKRFGIPTTPIAENTEADVTIFTPEGETVFTKEMILSASKNSAFIGATMKGKVLGIIAHRQAILNDGV, via the coding sequence ATGGATATATTACTCAAGTCGGCAAAGATTATTGATGAAGAGAGTGCCTATCACGGTGCTGTAAAAGATATTTTAATTTCAGATGGGGTTATTAAGCAGATATCCAATCATATTGCTGCCGAAGGGGTAGATAAGGTGCTAGAAAATACTTATATATCACAAGGTTGGACGGATAGCAGTGTTTGCTTTGGCGAACCAGGCTTTGAAGAGCGGGAGACCTTAGAGAATGGAATGCTTACGGCACAGAGAAGTGGTTTTACACACGTGCTCGTCAATCCGCTTACTCACCCGGTAGCCGACAACAAGCAAGCTGTAATGTATATCAAAGAAAAAACGAAGCATTTTGCTACTACCGCTCACCCTATTGGGGCACTAACGGTAGAAAGCAAGGGGGAATTTCTTGCCGAGCTTTACGATATGCAAAATGGAGGGGCTGTGGCTTTTGGCGATTATAAGAAGCCTATGCACAACAGCAACCTGCTGAAAATAGCCTTGCAATATACACAGCCTTTCGGTGGTATTGTTATTTCTTTTCCTAACGATGCTAAAATTATGGGTAAAGGTGTGGTGAATGAGCATATAGAAAGCACACGATTAGGACTAAAAGGCATTCCTGCTTTGGCTGAAGAACTGTGTGTAGCGCGTGATTTGGCTATATTAGAATACGCAGGGGGGAAGTTACATATTCCTACTATATCCACAGCAAAATCGGTAGCGCTTATTGAGGAGGCAAAAAACAAAGGATTGGACGTGACTTGTAGCGTAGCTATCCATAATATTCAGTTTACTGACGAGGTTTTAGAAGGGTTTGATACCAATTACAAGGTGTTGCCCCCTTTGCGCGATACTGAAAATGTAAAGGAACTAAGAGACGCCTTACAAAGAGGAGCGATAGACTTTGTTACGTCTGACCATAATCCGTTGGACATAGAACTCAAATTTAAAGAGTTTGACCTTGCCTCGTTTGGAACTATTGGGCTGGAGAATGTGTGGGGTGTGCTGAGTCAGTATACAACTGTTGAAAGAGCGGTAACACTGCTTACCTCGGCGCGCAAACGTTTCGGGATACCTACTACGCCCATAGCTGAAAATACAGAAGCTGACGTTACTATCTTTACTCCCGAAGGAGAGACTGTTTTTACCAAAGAGATGATATTATCGGCTTCGAAGAATAGTGCTTTTATAGGTGCCACGATGAAAGGAAAAGTATTGGGGATTATTGCCCACAGACAAGCAATATTGAACGATGGAGTTTAA